One genomic region from Reichenbachiella ulvae encodes:
- a CDS encoding aminotransferase class I/II-fold pyridoxal phosphate-dependent enzyme: MGLDFIKKIEERKENGGLRSLKTADPTWVDFVSNDYLSLSRSQALFDQISSYSYEGITNLNGATGSRLLAGNAESTENLELKLADIFKGEAALLFNSGYVANLALLSAIPQRQDTIIYDSLAHVCIKEGAKLSPAKTFSFRHNDANDLEAKLKKAQGQAFVAIESIYSMDGDMAAFEDLISVAKQYRAQLFIDEAHGTGLYGSKGSGKVCEHNIQDEFVGRVYTFGKAMGVHGACIVGSRELIEYLINFARPFIYTTALPVHSIFSIDAAFNYIERHPSLQTTNQSLISYFNDYYDKQIGIHTECQKLESHTPIQPIIIPGNEKVRKISQQFQTEGFDVRAILSPTVPTGSERLRICLHNHNSQKEIKELIDSLSSQL, translated from the coding sequence ATGGGACTGGATTTCATAAAAAAGATCGAAGAAAGAAAAGAAAATGGAGGATTGAGAAGTCTAAAGACTGCCGATCCTACCTGGGTTGACTTTGTTTCCAATGATTATTTAAGTCTAAGCAGATCGCAAGCCTTATTTGATCAGATTAGTTCCTACTCCTATGAGGGCATCACCAACCTGAATGGGGCCACAGGGTCCAGGCTGTTGGCAGGCAATGCCGAATCAACCGAAAACCTTGAACTTAAACTCGCAGATATATTCAAAGGAGAGGCCGCCCTCTTGTTTAACTCAGGTTATGTTGCCAATCTGGCTTTGCTGTCCGCTATACCTCAGAGGCAGGATACAATTATATATGATAGTCTGGCACATGTTTGCATCAAAGAAGGAGCAAAACTCAGTCCTGCCAAAACCTTTTCCTTTCGACACAATGACGCCAATGATCTGGAGGCCAAATTAAAAAAGGCGCAAGGTCAAGCCTTTGTAGCCATTGAGTCCATTTATTCCATGGATGGAGACATGGCTGCTTTTGAAGACCTTATCTCTGTAGCGAAACAATACCGGGCCCAATTGTTCATAGATGAGGCGCATGGTACCGGATTGTATGGATCAAAAGGAAGCGGAAAAGTCTGCGAGCATAATATTCAGGATGAATTCGTGGGTCGAGTTTACACTTTCGGGAAAGCCATGGGGGTTCATGGTGCCTGTATCGTAGGCTCACGAGAACTCATTGAGTACCTGATCAATTTTGCCAGGCCTTTTATTTATACCACTGCACTACCTGTGCATAGTATTTTTTCCATCGATGCTGCGTTTAATTATATCGAAAGGCATCCTTCATTGCAAACCACTAACCAGAGCCTTATTTCCTATTTCAATGACTATTATGACAAGCAAATAGGAATTCATACCGAATGCCAAAAGCTTGAAAGTCATACCCCGATTCAGCCTATTATAATTCCTGGAAATGAAAAAGTAAGAAAGATTTCTCAGCAGTTTCAAACAGAAGGCTTTGATGTAAGAGCCATCCTATCTCCTACCGTTCCTACCGGTTCCGAGCGACTCAGAATTTGCCTCCACAACCACAACAGTCAGAAGGAAATTAAAGAATTAATTGATTCACTATCTTCGCAGCTATGA